The genomic stretch TTATATTTTGTTCTTGTCAAGCCTTTATCTCAAATAAATGACATAGTATATTAAATCGTTGAGTCAGTGACTCGAATCTACTTCTAAGCGGGCGAAGGGTGCTCTTTAGGTAGCCGAGAGTGGCCTGGATTTTAAAATTCAACTGAAAGAGGGGTTGGAGATAGAATTAATAAAAGCGGTTGATTATTCGAATTGGTTTTTGTGTCCTTGGGCCCAAAAGGATGGGCGAGTTCGGTTCTCTCATCAAACGGGTTTGATGATAGACCggattttgaattttctaaaCAGTAAATACTATGACTAAAAAGGCAAAAAGAGAAAACTTCTACATATTTACCTAGAAAATCATTTGTATTCTGAATTAGTATAAGCTGATTTTGTAGGgagggtttttatttttgtatactCAAAAGGAGAGATTAGTATAGATCTTTGCAAAACTCAAGCTATCTTAATTTGCAGTTGTttataaaaggaagaagagaaaaataataacatGGGCCTCCTTCAAATGAATTGGTATCCACATAAAATTTTTTCCCCCTCTAAACGTGTATGATGCTAATATAAGGGGAGAGTTTATCAATCTTGCTTTCAAAGGAAACTTgtaaaaacttgaattgaaatCTATATTGAACCAAGATTGAAAATGGAAAGCTATATAGATAACACCATCATAACCATCATACATAATCTCTATTACTCCATGTCATAGAATGCTTTACTTTATAGGGCTATCTTTCATGTTTACTGGATCAATGACATTGGATGGCTTTCACCTAAAAAGTTCAAAgagaccaaaaaaagaaaaggggaaggggggatgattggatcagttttttaataaatagtttaAGAGTATATTCGATaagcttcttttattttctaccaTAGGATATGTGGGGTTATAAGTGCTCGAAGAGACCATCCCTAATGAATGGTCCCAACCCATAGATGGAAGGTGCTATTTTccatttagaatcataaaaatgATCTTAACAAAATCCTTTAGGCTCCATCTGGTTGCATGTGAAATAGATGAAaagtaaaatcaaatcaatatgaaagtgaaaatttgtGTAGTCATTATTTCGCATGATTGTCTAACTAACTTCAAATCATCTAAATTagataattaaattttatttcttgaGTGAAATAAAGATTACGTCTACAAAATAGGATATGCTAAAAAACATTATATGTGCAACAAAATGTTAAATGTGATTCATCTCAACTTATTAACATACAactgaaattcattttaacataTGACCATGTTCATCCGTCGAGAGaatgtaagaaataaaaatttatgggaCTCATTTGATAGTGAAATATTGACATTTGTTTGTGTGAGGGACTTGAGgtagaactcatccttaaaagctAAATGTTAAGATGAAGGTGCCCAACTACCTATATGTCTCAAAATCGTGCTACTCATTTCTAATATAGAATTATTACTTTTGTTTTCCATGTGAAACCACAACAATCTTCCCCTCCATACAAGAGTCATTGAGATTTCCTCTGACTTTATATTCGGAGTACACCGAATTACCATCCCTTGGGCTCAGCCACAACCTTTGTTTTGATACCACTTATTAGGACTTTGATAGAACTCATCTTTAAAAGCTAGCCGTTAAAGAAAATATACCCAAATACCTATAAATTTCCACATCAAACTACTCACTTATGATGTTAGGATTCTACGCATAAGGCAAAAGTAATATAAGGCtcaagtttttattttaatcaaacATGTAACCACCCAGAACCACTTCGTTGAGTGGGTGTATTAGGGAGGACTCAAATCCTCTGTAGCTGGCAATGAGGATCCAACGACTAAGAGAGCCCTGATATGCACTTCAGACATTCAATGCTCACTGTCACTCACTGCCTTCTAGTAGAGAATTTTTATGCGTATTAGATATTTATGAAAATTACTAAAGAATGTCAATCACATGAGGGACTGAACTTGAGCAATCAATCTATAACCCAAGTTTTCTTCAACTAAATGAAAAGATATTTCCTTCACCCACCATCCATATTCCTGTTGGATAGAACTTTTAGACACTGAAAGAACAGTTTCATGACTTCGTACAAGGATGACAGATTATGACCATCGATTGACAGAGAATTTAGAAaactctctcctcaattttgtcaatttcttcttcgTTTATATTGTAACCTCCATTGTAATCACAAACAATATATACTTAAGACCACTAGAATCGTTTTATTTTGTCTCATTGATCTGGCCCATCAACCAACCAAACTACAAATGGGGGCATGGCCCATGGCCCACGGCCCATGTTCCATTACTGTTAATAAAATTGGTTTGTTTTGCTCCAACTGTGTCGCGTGTTCTGTACGAATAATCTCAAATCGAAAAGAAACATCAGAAGCAGAGAAAGCAAAAGGTCCACCACACGAGCTTCAACttagaaaccaaaccaaacccgaCTCGACtcgacccgacccgacccatACTACTCTGACAGTCAAAAAGTCCAAATTATCAAGTTTCTACACTTCCTCACGCCATCACACGTGTGACATTCCATCGCACGCGCGATGACCTGTCTTGATCATCTTCAATGAATCGGACGGTGGAGATGTAAGTTTAGGTTATGAAATGAATCAAAACCCTTGGAAGGAGACAAATCTCGAGATTCGTTGTCCACttgaaagagaaagggagagagagagagagagaactctgAAAAGCCCGACATGGAAAGCTGATATGTCGGTCGTGTATGTTATGGGAAGGTGGCAGAAGCAGAACACTCTCTCCTTTCCTTGCCTTTACTTTAATACTTTTTTAAatctttaatgaaatttttttctttccgaCCACTCCAGCTCATGCACGTGTCCGATTCCTAAGTCCCAGGTGGGGACCATTAGCTTTGAGGCTTGGCGACAAGCATGTGGGGGTGGGACGGTGCGGGGATTAAAGGATCTTGACGACGTGGCAAGCCATGTCAGCAAAGAAAGGCCACATGTGGGGACcactagtttttattttatttttttctttttcgataTAGTGTGACGTACTTTGCAGCTTTATCATTGCCCATGAGCGTGAGGCATGAAGGTCTGTTTACTGTTTGTGTAAGTTCTGCCTTTCACTGTTTTGGACACTTGTGGGAAGACATTTCACTACCAATTCACTGGAAATTACGGAAACACCCATTACTGTGGTCAACACTGTACAAGTGTACAGTCTTCTAACTCTTCTGTGTTTCACAActtttcttgagagagagatattagGGGCTATCGATAGGGACACTGTGAGGCAGGCTCCTCTGCCACTGCAGGAGTATCTTgctgggttggggttggggttggggttggggttgggccTTGGGTgggggtagagagagagaaagagaagcctAACTCTTTCTCACTTCCATACTTGATATTAGGGTTCATCACTTTGGCAGATGCAATCTTCCATAACCAACTCCTATGCTAGTATCCCAACTCTCCAGCCATGGTGAAGAGATAATCTCTTCATCCACCTCATCTGATTCTTTGGTCAGATTGGAGGAGGGTATTTTGGACTATAAACAATGGGGAGTGAGAGTTAATGATAAACAAACTTGACCCCATTTATTCATCTGAAGAAAAACTTAATCCTCATTTAATATCTGAAACCCGAAAAAATTTCCTTCTCATCCTCTAATAGTCATGAGAGTCCCACATGTATGAAGCTTAATTAATAGTTTAGATGAAGATCACAACTTCAAACTTTTGATCATGTAAGTAGTTGGCTAGCTTATGTCAAGAAGAACAGAGAAGAGTCAATTTCAACCATTTTATGTAAAACATTAGAAGTATTTTCCTATCAAAATTAGGTCTTAGTTGTTAATAGTACCCAATGAATGGATAAAGACATGGCCATGCCAACACTTGTTACATTGAATGATCTGATGTGGACATGGTCATTATTCATATGATGATGTCCCACAACGTAAACATGGAATCTCACTCGGCCCATACCCTATccttcaaaaaaaagaaaaaataaataaaaaatggagatCACAATTTTCTATCAAACTATTGGAATTCTTGGATGGTAGTGAAACAGAAGAAACAAGTTTTAAGGACTGTTATGGTTTGGGCCCAGCCCAAGCCCATATTGGCTAGACAGGAACATATTAATAAGAAGTAATAGTTATTTGAGGTCAGTACTCTTTTCCAACCTGAGGGCCATATCCAAAGGAGGGTCACATGCTCTTCTCACTCTCATTCACAACATaacaccttttcttctcttttatgtgAGACACAAGAAGAGGGCTCTCTCccctgtgtctctctctctctctggtgtaAGCTTTGGTAATGGTGTAAAGCCTTGAGAAgagcctccctcatcttcttttTGGATTGGTCAGGGAAGGAACCATGACTGTTGTGAACCATAACAGAGCTGTAGTATCATGAAGGGTAGGAGGGCTGaggttctctttttttctctgctATCTACTTGTGCTGTCTGCgttttttggattttgtttcTGTGGGGTCTGTTTTATTCCTGATGAGAGTGTGATTGTGCTAAATTTCGGGGAAGAATGGGGGAAGATAGCTGGGGGTTGGCACCTTCCGGAGCTCCTTTGAATGTTCAGAGAGAGGAGCACTGGAGGCATTTTGATAACTCTGTAAATGCGGTTTCTTTTGGGTTCGTTGCTACTGCAATTCTCATATCCATGTTTCTTGTTATGGCTATCTTCGAAAGGTTTCTCAGGCCACGATCATCTTCTCTGTCGGGTTCCGGTGGTCGGAATCGTGGAGATCTCGAGTCACAGCTCACCTTCAATGGAAAGCTTGATCACCCATCACCGAAAGTAAGCTCTGTCTCTCCTCTcaatgggtttttttatttttatttttcaattcctTGGTCTGGGTTTTCTGCAGATGAAAGGAATAGGAAATAGGAATACTCtgtctctactctctctctctctctgtactctctctatctctgtcTCTCTGCCTTTTCTAATTAGCTTTTCAGTTATCTGCAAATGGGGTAGAGACCTAAGACTTAGGAGGCTATGTACTCGAATGGtcactttttctctttctacttttctttctttgttgacCGGGTAATGAATCCTTCCTCTACCATCATGAGAGATGAGAAATAGTAACAGTTACCTTCTCGACGGAAAGGCCTTTTACCTTGTTTTTATGAATTAAGATTGTAGGTGACATAATGAGTCGTGAAACAGAATTATTATTCTCTTAACAAAGTGTCCCAGAACTTCTCA from Macadamia integrifolia cultivar HAES 741 chromosome 11, SCU_Mint_v3, whole genome shotgun sequence encodes the following:
- the LOC122094339 gene encoding uncharacterized protein LOC122094339, which gives rise to MGEDSWGLAPSGAPLNVQREEHWRHFDNSVNAVSFGFVATAILISMFLVMAIFERFLRPRSSSLSGSGGRNRGDLESQLTFNGKLDHPSPKMTVYANGVSVLMPGEEIPTFIAHPAPAPCPPERILRPPHQHKAFSSPTSNMNSNSI